From one Lentimicrobiaceae bacterium genomic stretch:
- a CDS encoding superoxide dismutase, with the protein MNTNKENTSKFEFPTLPYSYDALEPYIDKTTMEIHYSKHHRAYYDNFMKAIAGTEAENMCIKDIFANISKYPVAVRNNGGGYYNHKLFWENMAPKGENGEISTELKEAIIKRFGSLEEFEKLFEEAAKTRFGSGWAWLILDENKDLQVVSTPNQDNPLMDIADKKGTPLLALDVWEHAYYLKYQNRRPDYVNAFWNVVNWTVVSSRFEKTMQK; encoded by the coding sequence ATGAATACAAATAAAGAAAATACCTCAAAATTTGAATTTCCGACATTGCCTTATTCCTACGATGCACTGGAACCTTACATTGATAAAACGACCATGGAAATCCATTATTCCAAGCACCACAGGGCTTATTATGATAATTTTATGAAAGCAATTGCAGGAACAGAAGCTGAAAACATGTGCATTAAAGATATTTTTGCCAATATCAGTAAATATCCGGTAGCAGTCAGGAACAATGGCGGCGGATATTACAATCACAAATTGTTTTGGGAAAATATGGCTCCAAAGGGGGAAAATGGAGAAATTTCTACTGAGTTGAAGGAAGCCATCATCAAACGATTTGGTTCGTTAGAAGAGTTTGAAAAACTGTTTGAAGAAGCCGCCAAAACCCGTTTTGGAAGTGGCTGGGCATGGCTGATTCTTGATGAAAATAAAGATTTACAGGTGGTTTCCACCCCCAACCAGGATAATCCATTGATGGATATTGCCGACAAAAAAGGAACTCCGCTACTTGCTCTCGATGTTTGGGAGCACGCATATTATTTAAAATACCAAAATCGTCGTCCTGATTATGTGAATGCTTTCTGGAATGTAGTAAATTGGACTGTTGTAAGCAGTCGTTTTGAAAAAACAATGCAAAAATAA
- the rocD gene encoding ornithine--oxo-acid transaminase, producing MTQTMNSGLAMQLEDKYGAHNYHPLPVVLSRGKGPLVWDVEGKQYYDFLSAYSAVNQGHCHPKIIKAMADQAQVLTLTSRAFYNDCLGPYEKFITEYFGYQRVLPMNSGAEADETALKLTRKWAYKVKGIPQNEAKIIVCENNFHGRTTTIISFSTDPDAYSDYGPFTPGFIIIPYNDIPALEKALQDPNVAGFLVEPIQGEAGVFVPDEGYLAKASALCKAKNVLFIADEVQTGIARTGKLLACDHEGVRPDILILGKALSGGTMPISAVLADDEIMLTIKPGEHGSTFGGNPLAAKVAIAALEVVKEEKLADKAEYLGNIFRKEIRKIKSDMIELVRGKGLLNAVIIRPRNGKEAWDICLKMRDNGVLAKPTHQHIIRFAPPLVISEEHILDAVERIKQSIISFE from the coding sequence ATGACTCAAACTATGAACTCCGGCTTAGCTATGCAGCTTGAAGATAAGTACGGAGCACACAACTATCATCCGCTGCCGGTAGTGCTTTCCCGTGGAAAAGGACCCCTGGTTTGGGACGTAGAAGGCAAACAATATTACGATTTTCTTTCAGCATATTCAGCCGTAAACCAAGGACATTGTCATCCTAAAATAATTAAGGCAATGGCTGACCAGGCTCAGGTTTTAACTCTTACTTCAAGAGCTTTTTACAACGATTGCCTTGGTCCTTATGAAAAGTTTATTACCGAATATTTCGGATATCAGCGTGTTCTACCAATGAATAGCGGTGCAGAAGCCGACGAAACCGCTCTTAAACTTACCCGCAAATGGGCTTATAAAGTTAAGGGAATTCCGCAAAATGAAGCAAAAATAATTGTTTGCGAAAACAACTTTCATGGTCGTACAACTACCATAATTTCTTTTTCAACCGACCCGGATGCCTATTCCGATTACGGTCCTTTTACTCCCGGATTTATCATTATTCCTTACAACGACATTCCTGCCCTGGAAAAGGCACTTCAAGACCCCAATGTTGCAGGTTTTCTTGTTGAACCTATTCAGGGTGAAGCCGGTGTGTTTGTTCCCGACGAGGGCTACCTGGCTAAAGCTTCTGCTCTTTGCAAAGCAAAAAATGTTCTTTTTATTGCCGACGAAGTTCAAACCGGTATTGCACGTACCGGCAAACTTCTTGCCTGCGACCACGAAGGCGTTCGCCCCGATATTTTAATTCTTGGGAAAGCCCTTTCGGGCGGAACAATGCCTATTTCAGCAGTTCTTGCCGACGACGAAATTATGCTGACAATAAAACCCGGTGAACATGGTTCAACTTTTGGGGGTAATCCTTTGGCTGCGAAAGTTGCCATTGCTGCCCTCGAAGTTGTTAAAGAAGAAAAACTTGCCGATAAAGCCGAATATCTTGGAAATATTTTCAGAAAAGAAATTCGCAAAATCAAAAGCGATATGATTGAATTGGTTCGCGGAAAAGGTTTGCTGAATGCTGTGATTATCCGCCCCAGAAATGGCAAGGAAGCATGGGATATTTGTTTAAAAATGCGCGACAATGGTGTGCTGGCTAAACCTACTCATCAGCATATTATCCGTTTTGCCCCTCCTTTGGTAATTAGTGAAGAACATATTCTCGATGCTGTGGAAAGAATAAAACAATCAATTATTTCTTTCGAATAA
- the hutH gene encoding histidine ammonia-lyase produces MQNIHYISVETLQFETIEKIIKQHFQLQLTEDSKQRIEKCRNYLDKKMETSSDPIYGVNTGFGALCEHKISKDELSALQRNLVMSHACGTGEEVPQEIVKLMLLLKIQSLSYGNSGVQLKTVERLIDFFNHDILPVVYQQGSLGASGDLAPLAHLSLPLLGLGEVYFEGKKQQSAAIYQKFGWKPIVLQSKEGLALLNGTQFMSAYGVYCCLRVFKLSRLADITAAISLDAFDGLIEPFHPHIQQIRPHYGQIKTARRFRNILSGSELISRQKTHVQDPYSFRCIPQVHGASKDSIIYVAYVFRNEINSVTDNPTIFPEEDLIISAGNFHGQPLALAFDNLCIAMAELGNISERRTYQLISGKRGLPPFLVAKPGLNSGFMIPQYTAASIVSQNKQLCTPASVDSIESSNGQEDHVSMGANAATKAFRVLENLERILAIEFYNAAQALEFRRPAKTSPFLENFLEKYRKIVSFIDNDKVMYNDIRLTVDFLKNVELQLPEEEPDRYELWTKLGQF; encoded by the coding sequence ATGCAAAATATTCATTATATTTCTGTCGAAACATTGCAATTTGAAACCATCGAAAAAATCATAAAACAACATTTTCAACTGCAACTCACGGAAGATTCAAAACAAAGAATAGAAAAATGCCGCAACTACTTAGATAAAAAAATGGAAACCTCATCCGATCCCATCTATGGAGTAAATACCGGATTTGGTGCTCTTTGCGAACATAAAATTTCTAAGGATGAGCTTTCTGCACTTCAACGTAATCTGGTGATGTCGCATGCCTGCGGCACTGGTGAAGAAGTTCCGCAGGAAATCGTAAAATTAATGCTGTTGCTTAAAATACAATCACTTTCATATGGTAATTCAGGCGTTCAGCTAAAAACTGTTGAGCGTTTGATTGACTTTTTCAACCACGACATCCTTCCGGTAGTTTATCAGCAAGGCTCGCTTGGGGCTTCTGGTGATTTGGCGCCTCTGGCTCACCTCTCTCTGCCTTTACTCGGTCTTGGAGAAGTTTATTTCGAAGGGAAAAAACAGCAAAGTGCTGCCATTTACCAAAAATTTGGTTGGAAACCAATTGTATTACAATCAAAAGAAGGACTTGCATTGCTAAATGGCACCCAGTTTATGAGTGCTTACGGCGTTTATTGCTGCCTTCGTGTTTTCAAACTCTCGCGCCTTGCCGACATCACCGCCGCAATTTCGTTGGATGCCTTTGATGGTTTAATAGAACCTTTTCATCCTCACATACAGCAGATAAGACCTCATTATGGCCAAATAAAAACAGCAAGACGCTTCCGAAATATTTTAAGTGGCAGCGAACTTATTTCAAGACAAAAAACTCACGTTCAAGATCCCTATTCATTCCGTTGCATCCCGCAGGTGCATGGAGCTTCCAAAGATTCAATTATTTACGTTGCTTACGTTTTCCGAAACGAAATTAATTCCGTTACCGACAACCCTACAATATTTCCGGAAGAAGATTTAATAATTTCAGCCGGAAATTTCCACGGGCAACCATTAGCTCTTGCCTTTGATAATCTTTGCATTGCAATGGCAGAGCTTGGAAATATCTCTGAACGACGCACTTATCAGCTAATTTCAGGAAAACGAGGTTTGCCGCCTTTTCTGGTTGCCAAACCAGGATTGAATTCCGGATTCATGATTCCGCAATACACTGCTGCATCAATAGTTAGCCAAAACAAACAGCTTTGTACCCCGGCTTCGGTTGACTCTATCGAATCTTCAAACGGGCAGGAAGACCACGTAAGCATGGGAGCCAACGCCGCTACCAAGGCTTTCCGCGTGCTGGAAAATCTGGAACGTATTCTTGCTATTGAATTTTACAATGCCGCACAGGCTTTGGAATTCCGGCGTCCGGCTAAAACATCTCCCTTCCTCGAAAATTTTTTGGAAAAATATCGTAAAATAGTTTCATTCATTGATAATGACAAAGTTATGTATAACGATATTCGGCTAACCGTTGATTTTCTGAAAAATGTAGAATTGCAACTCCCCGAAGAAGAACCCGACCGATACGAACTTTGGACAAAACTCGGACAATTTTAA